The genome window AACTTGATTCAATGTTTTAAACTGCATTAGAATAACGACAAAGATGATAAGTACACAATAAACGATTACCTTATTCATTTCTTCAAAAGTCTCCCTTTGACTCTCATCTTCACCTCCAATTTCTAGTTCATACCCTTCTGGTAAAGGATATGCTTCAATCTGTTCTCTTACAGTTTTTAAGATTTCAGAAGGTAAAACATCGCTTTTAGCTTGAGATTGAACTGTAATTGTTTTTACTCCATTTCTATGTTTAATATTAGATGGAAGCCATGTAGGGCTCACCTCCGCTATTTGCATTATTGGCACACTAGCTCCTGTAATACTACTTGTTACATAGTAACTTTCAATGGCTTCAAGATTTTTAGATTGAACAGATTTATCCTGTAAGATGATAGGAAGAGCAGTGTTCCCTTCCCATAAACTACCTACAGTTAACCCGTTGTAAGCCACCGCTAGTTCTCTCATTATCGTTGATTCTGTAATCCCAAGTTGATTGGCGACATTCTTATTGGCATCAATCTTTAAACTCATCTGGTTTTCAAAAACATCTGTAGTTACATTGTAAGAAAGAGCAGAGGTTCTCAAAATACTATCCATATCTGAAGCAATAGATTGTAAAGTATGGTAATCTCTACCCATGATTCTTAATTCAATCGGGGCTTCATAAGGAGTACCTTGTTGCATCTTTTTGACCAATATTAATGCTTGTGGGAATTTTTCTGGGAGTATATTTTCTAACTCTTTTACCCATTCATCAGTGGCATCATTTGAAATAGTATTGATAAGAATCTGTGAAAGATTCTCTTGAGGAAATTTTGGAGCGTAGTTATAATAAAACCTAGGAGATGATGTTCCAACAAAAGAAGCATAATTCACTAATTTATCATTGCCTTTTATTGTTTTTTCTATCGCAAATGTGATACTATCTGTAACGCTTAAAGATGTACCCGCTTTGGTACGAATCTCAATAACAAATTGATTTCTCTCCGCAGCAGGAAATAGTTTCTGTTTTTGTAAGAAATATAAAGATCCTCCTACTACAAATGTGATAAATGAGAAGAGCATTAATGTCTTTGGGTATTGAAAACAGAAATCAATAGCATGATCAAAAAATAACTCCAAATAATCTAATAAAGACTTTTTACCACCTTCTTTCTTTTCGAATTTCTTCTTGATAAAAGTATAGCACAGATATGGAGTTAAGAACATGGCAACGAGGTAACTTGCATTAATAGCAATGGCAACGGTTAAAGGCAGAGAATGTATAAACTCTCCTACTGCACCCGATAATGCAATTAATGGGAAGAACGCTCCTGCTATAGTCAAACCTGCAGTGAATACAGGGATTTTTAATTCGTCAGCAGATTTCCAAGCAGCATCGTAAGCAGGTAAACCTTCTTCTAGTTTCTCAACATAGTTATCTGCAATCACAATGGCATCATCTACCAACATGCCTAATACCACAATTAAAGAAGCTAAAGAAACTTGTTGAAGTTGTATTCCAATTCCATCTAAAATACCAAATGTAAAGGCAACTGTAACAGGAATTGCTAATGTTGCAATGAGTGCTACTCTAAAGGGTAACAATAAAAGAATTACAATGATTACAGAGACAATTGCAATGAAAAACTCTCTAATAAAATCATTGATACTTTCTTTTACATTTTCGGGCTGGTTGACTACGAAATCTATTCGAATATCGGATGGGATTTCAGATTGATATTCTGATATCATTTCTTCTACTTCAGTGCCAAAATCTACAATATTGTAGCCATTCTGCATTTCCATAGAGATCATGATAGATTCTGTGCCATTAACTCTTACTTTTTGAGTTTCTTTGGTCATGCCTCTTTCAACATCGGCAATATCTTTAATGCGAATGACATTACCCAATGCATCTTTTGCAATCACTTGGTTTTCTATATCCTCTTTTGACTTGAATAAATCGCGGTTTACAAAGCCTACTTTTTGTCCATTCACATCTACACTTCCACCTGGAACGATGATATTCTCAGATCGTAAAGCTGCAAATATTTGTGGAGTGTAGATTTTATATTGACTTAGCCTTCTAAAATCTATGTTTACATAGTAACACTCTTCTTTGGACCCTAATTTTTTGATCTTAGATAGTGATTCTATAGAGCGAAGTTTATCACATAGTTGATCTACATAACTTTGTATTTCTCGACTGTCTCTATCATCACTTTGAAAGGAAAGTAATAAGGCAACAGTATCACCAAAATCAGATTGAACAATTGGACCTATTACTCCAGCAGGTAACTCAGACAACTTTAATAATGTAAGTCTATGTTGAAGCTTTGACCAGAAAATATCGGCATCTGTCACAAAGTCTTGAAGTTCAACAACTATATAAAGTACCCCTTCTCTTGAATTTGAATACGTCTTTTCTTTGTTTACCTCTTCATAACTGAAAAGAAGATCTTCTATTTTATCGGTGACTTCTGTTTCGACATCAGTAGAAGTAGCACCTGGATAGGCAGCGACAACTAACCCTTCTCGAATATTAAATTTTGGATCTTCTCTTCTTGGCATATGTAGCAGAGAGAAAACACCGTACATCACAATCATAAATGTGATGGTCAATATGATCTGCTTATGATCTAACGCGGCTTTGACTATCGACATAATGTATGATTAGTAAGTGATTTTTGAACCGTCCATTAACTTTAATGGAGGATTAGTAATAATAATATCATTGTTATAGACCCCTTTAGTAATCTGTATGTTATTACCGAAGATCTTGCCCGTAATTACTCTTTGTTTGTATGCAATATTTTTCCTTGCTAAGTAGACATAATCTAAACCGTCAATATCATGTACTACTAATTCCATAGGAACTTGCACCATTTCTATTACTTCTTTTTCTTTAATATGAACGGTGCAAAGCATACCTTCTCTTAATTCCTTAGAAGGATTATTCAATAAAATATCAAGAGTAAATGATCTAGTTAATTTTGATGCAGAAGGGTATATTTTATTGATTGTTCCTTCAAGTAGTTCTCCTGTTGCTTCAACTTTTACATTTACTTTATGTTGATCATCAATTAAGTTGATTTTATTTTCAGGTACACCAACACTTGCATAAACTGAAGAATTATCAATTACACTTACAATAGGTTCACCTTGTGATATACCACCACCACTTCTTACCCAAATTCTACCGGCCTTACCATTTACAGGAGAATATAATGTGGTATATTTTAATTTATTTCTATAAAGGTTGTAACCTGATTCCGCTTGTTTTTGTAACGAAACAATTTTTTGATAATCGGCTTCTGCTAAACTTCCAGCATTGTACATTTTAGTCAGCCTCGAAAGTTGATCATTGGCTTCGTCTAGTTTGGCCTGATATATTTCTAAAGCTTGTTGATAATCACTTCTATCTAATTGTGCGATCTTTTGCCCTTTCTTAATATTCTGTCCTTCTTTGACATATACTTTAATAAGTTTACCATCTACCAAGAAAGAAAGTTCATGTTTTCCTTCAGACTTTAACTCACCTAATAAGTCAATTTCATCTTGAGTAGTTATTGAATTGATCTTCTGTGTTTTTACAGAATAAGTCACTTCTTTTTTAGGTTTTTGCTCTTCTTTACATCCAAATAAAGAAGACAGGATCGATAATATAAAAATAGATCGAAGTAGTGATTGGGTCCTCATTTTAAATAGTTTTTGTGGTATGATGAATTTAACCTATTCTTTCGAAAAATCATTAAATGATAGGAAAAATTTATAACACAAAATAAATATCATGAAAATTAATTGATTTCAGTTGTTCAAATGAATAATATGAAATTATATTGATAGTTGCTATAACAAATACACGATTTGATAAAGTGGTTATTAAAATATATATAATAGATATATCATCCTATAATATGTTTACTTCTATATTATTTCAAAAAAAATAACCCCATTTGAATCCACATGAGGTTATCTAGATATTACTAATGTTATTAAGATATTAAATAGTATTAGCTTATTTTTTATACTCCAATACTATCAATACGGTATGATGAAATGATATACGGCAAAGTAAATAAAATAATATTATATTATTGAATGTTTATTCACTTTTTAACAAACACATTGGTGTCTACCATCTGCTGAAAGAAGTCATTCAATGTTTCCTTTGCTGGTCTATAATTCATTTCTAATTCTTTAATACTTTTAGAATTATCTACAAGCCATTTATATCCAAAGTTTTTGCTGACCATTTTTCTACTTAATCCTTGTAACGGTCCTAGTAACCAAACCATAAACTTAGGTAACTCTTTCTTTGGTAGTGGATATTCGTTACCAAACTTATCTCTGAGTAAATTGGCCATCTCAAGAACAGTTAAGCTAACATTGGAAATAATATTTCTACCATTGGCATTTGGTAAGAAACCAGCATTGAAATGAGCCTCTGCTAAATCTCTTACATCCACCATACCAATATGTAAACCAGGAGCCCCCATTTTCATAGACCCATCCCCCATTTGTTTTATAATTTGGAAACTTTCTGATGTACTTCTTGGATTTATACCTGGGCCTAAAACAAAAGATGGATTGATAGTTACTAAATCCCATCTATCTTGTTTTCTATTTATTTCCCAAGCTTCTTGTTCAGCTACAGTTTTTGAATAATTGTAAGGTTGGTGAGTAACCGAGGAAGTTGTATTCCAAATGGATTCATCTGCTGTAGTATTTGGTAAATGAAGATTGTCTTTAGCATCACCAATAATAGCAACACAACTACTCGTTAATACGACTCTTTTTACTGACTCCGTTTCATTGACCGTATTAAGAACATTCATCGTACCTTTTAGTGCAGGATCAACCAAATCCTTTTGTGCATCTTTTACATTCATAATAAATGGTGATGCTGTATGGAAAACCAATTCACAGCCTTCCATAGCTTCTTTGTAAGAACCCTGTTCCAATAGGTCTGCTTTGAAATATTTTATGGTGCCAGGAGCATTTGCGGCCAGATCATTTAAGTATTTCAATTTCTCAGGGTTGTTAGGATTTCTCACAGGAGCATGTACAGTTAATCCTTCATCAAGTAGTTTCTTTACAATCCACCCAGCTACATACCCAGTGGCACCTGAAATCATTACCGGTTTTGTCTTATCAATCAAAGTCATACAATGGTTTATATATTTATTGCTTTAAATAGAATTTCTTCTTTACTAAATACTTCCCTACTTCCAATCAAATCTAACTCAAATTGTTTTAATTTATTGGTATTTTCAAGTAATGAATACATACTGCTTACCGTTCTTTCCATGGCTGAAACAGGGTTTTGCCCTTGTAATGTATGAGCAAGAGTTAATGCAGCAAACACATCTCCTGTACCGCAAACATCTCCCATATCGATCAAAGGATTATTAATAATATAGTATTCATTTCCATCAAATAATAATATAGTAAAATGATTGTTTGGTGTTTCATCTACTATTAATGAGGTGATAAATACAAGGTTTGGTCCCTTGTCATATAATGTTTTTGCTGCAGTTTTCGCTTCATCTAATGTAGATATTTTCCCATTTACTAAGTATTCGGTTTCAAAATGGTTTGGAGTGATCATATCGGCAATTGTCAAAATTTTTTCTTTGTATAAAGGTGGGACATCCTCACTAATGTAAAACCCAGAATCGACATCACCCATAACGGGATCACAACAGAAAATTGCATTAGGGTTTTCCTTTTTAATCGCATTCACTGTATCGTAAACAACATCACCTGTCGATTTACTACCTAAATAACCTGCTAGTATGGCATCACATGTCTTCATGGAAACATGAGAAAATACACCTTTTATTATTTTTCGTAAATGTTCTTCTGAAAATACATCTCCATCCCAATGAGGGTATTGAGTCTGTCCAGAAAACTGAACAGTATGAAGGGGCCATACTTCATTCCCTAAATATTGTAAAGGGAAAACAGCAGCAGAATTCCCCACATGTCCATAAGTTACATGAGATTGGATGGATAAAATGTGTTTCACTATATAGTTATTTTAGAAATAATGTGTCTTTTTTATGGATATCGACACTACATAGTGAAACATTATGTTTAATATGTAGTGTACCACAATTAAGTTATACAAAAATTAATAAATATAGATGAAGACCTGTAATAATATGAATGAAATTGTGCATGAGTATTACGATTATATTCATGCATTTATAAATAAAAAAGTAGGTGATCAGCAAGATGTTGAAGACCTTACTCAAGAAGTCATGTTCCGTCTGACGACTTCGTGTTTAAAAGCTGAGGACATTAAAAACCTTAAAGCTTGGTTGTTTCAGGTCGCAAGAAATGTGATCTATAATTATTATCAATCTAAAAAATTGGATACAAGTTCAGTACTAGATGATAATGCATTTACAGCGGAAGAAGAAACGGAACTTGAAGCATCTGATTACATCATTTCAATGATCAACCTGCTTCCAGAAGAATACGCCAAGCCATTAAAAATGGCAGATATTGATCAAATACCTCAGAAAAAAATCGCTGAAGAATTAGACTTAGGACTGTCTGCTGTAAAAATGAGAGTACAAAGAGGTAGGAAAAAACTGCTAGAGCTATTCCATAGCTGTTGTAATATTGAATATGATAATATGGGAAACTTTGTAGGATGTACTGTTAAAGATTCTTGTGATGATAAAGATCAAATATCGCTATAAAAAGGTGTAGGACCACAATATAATTGTGGTCCTACTTCATCTACTTTATTCTTTTTTTATTTAACGATTGCTTGCTAGTTCGTAAACTAGAGGTACGGTTAAACTAATTTGTATAGTTATAGGGTCATAAGTCTTTTATTGTTTTTGTTCACATGATAAAAGTACTTCAACCTAATTTTTTATTCAATACCTAAAAAGGGTGATTTTTATATAAAAACCGTTGGAACTGTATTGTTGAGTGTTAAATGACTATTTACTGAGGTAGTGTTGTAAAGAGTGTATGCTATTCTTATAAGATTGAGAAAAGGAATAGTTTAAAAAGCTGGTACAAAACAAATTTAACCTGCTATACCTCAGAAAAATACTACTCAACATAAGTTGATATTACCAGAATGATAATACATTTCTTTGATGCCACAAAGGAGATGAATTTTAATTGAAAATTAAATCATTTTGCATTATTTAAATCTGATTTATAATTATTTAGGTTAATATTAACTTACAAGTAAAACATTTATTCTGCAGTATCTTTTTTATGCTGATTTATCTTAATAATTAAATAGATCACTGACCCTAATGAAGTACCAATAGGTACCAACTGTTTAAAGCCAGTGAAATAAGCAAAAATCTGTAAAGGTATTAATGTGATAATAGCCCCAGTGACTATCCATTTTAAGTAAGGTGGCCTCTTTTCCATTTTTTTATGATCATTATGGTATCATTCTTTTTGAAATTTAATTGAAGTCATTACTCCATTAAAATCCAATATTTCTCCAATATACATGCCGTTTACCAAAGATGTTACATCAATAGTCAAAGTTTGAAATAAGTGATCTTGCATGAGTACTGTTCTTCCATAAATATCAAAAACAGTGATTTGTTTAATTTGTTGAGCACTTTCTAAAGTAATAGTGTTAGAGGTTGGATTTGGATAGACTTTTATGCTAGCTATGGAGTTAGCTGTAGCTGAAGTCACCTGATCGTTGTCAGTTATAGACAATATACTCGAACTCTTTTCACAGCCATTAGAATCTACTGCAATTACGGTGTATTCTCCCAAAGCATGTGGATAGATAACCTGCGATGTATCATTAAACATCTGATCTTCATGATACCAAATGTATGAGTTTAATGTGTCGAGGTTAGCGATCAGAATTTTTCTATCACTAAATGAAATCTGTGGAGTAGCAATACTGTCGTTCTTCAGAACAGTGAAGCTATTAGAGTAAGATGAACAGCCTTCGTTATTTATCACTTTTACTTTATAAGTCCCTTCCTCAAATGCTGTATAGGCATAATTTTCTGAATCATCAATCAGTACGTTGTCTTTGTACCATGAGTAAGTGTAGGTAGTATCATATGGGTTGGCCAATAGTTGAATACTAATATCTTCATCATTACAAAACCATGAATGTCTTGAACTACTAATTTCAAAGCTTTCATCAATCGAACAGTTCATACTTAAGGTTAATGTTAAAACATCAAATTCTAAATTATCCCAGTCAGAGTGTGTAGCCTTACACTGGTAGGTTCCAATATCATCTAATTGAAAATTTGAGATACTCAATGATGTTCCCACTAATTGATCTTCTTTAAACCACTGGTATACTACTCCCTCAATAGTATTTTCTAAATTATAAGTATAATCATTGCCCTTCACCACTTTCTGATCGACAAAAGAAGTGATACTACTTTGAGAAGCATAATTCATATCACTACTAGTTAGTTTCTCTAACTCATCAAAGAAAAGCCGGTTATAAGAAACATTGATTTGACTTTCAGTAGGTAAGCTAACAATAGTGGATAAGCGATTATTTGATAGATCAATTGTCTGAAGTTGATCGGGAATATTAATAGCCCAACCATCAAGTGTATTATGACTTAGATTAAGATGATTTAATTCTGATTTACCTGTAATAAAATCATCAATCTCACTGATATTATTATAACTTAAATCTAATATTCTAAGGGCGTTACAATTGTCTAATTGGTTAGTAAGGGATTGTATATTATTGTGGCTTCCTAAGACATGCATCAAGTTATTTAATCCAGCTAGATTGGGTACTTGGTCTAAATCGTTATGATGAAAAAAGAAGGTGCGCAAACTATCAAGTTCATTCACTCTTAGTAAATCTTCATCTCTTAAACGGTTATTGGATACATCCAGGAACCAAAGATTAGGTAAAGTCCAAATGGAATCACTTAATGTCTCCAAGTCACTATTATATGCTTTAATGATCTCTAAATCCCTTAATTGATTGATTTCATCAGGAAGTTCCCTTAAGTTGTTTATACCGTATAATAATAGTTCAGTAACTCTACCGTCTTCATTACTACTATAATAAGGCCAAGTCTGTATAGCTGTACTAGCATCATATGTGATATTTAATTCATCATATAAATTCTTTAAAGCAATAGAATCTTCATCGACAATTGGAATGAAAACTGGAGGAGGGTCAGTCACAACAATCACTAAATTCTTTGCTATTTCACAGTAACTACTTCCAGTAAACCTACCTTCAAAATTATATGTGCCGTTGCCTTCATTTCTAGGTAAAAAAACATATTCAGCATTACCAATAATACTGTTGTTTTGTAGGATTGTAGCAGTATTATCATTTTCACCATTAACTCTAAGTTCTAGATGAAATTCATCGGTATCATTAGTAACAAAAACGGTATCTAAATCAGGCGAAAAACTTAAAACACTTTCTTTGAAAACGGTTGTTTGATAGACAATACTATCTATAATTGTGGTATTTGGATAAGTAAAATGTGCTTTGATAACAACATCTGTGCTACTTTCATAAGGCAAATCGGCAGAGACATAATTTGCAGGTGTAAAACTATTGGTTTCAATATCATTGACAGTGAAATTTTGGAAAGTATATTGACTAAATGGTAAAGGGAGTTCATCAACTAAAGTAATATCTTGAGCAGACTCACTACTACAATAAGAACCATTTAATAATACTAAGCTACTCGTGGGGCGTTCTACAATTTCAATCTGTTTATTAATTTGAATGACACAGTCATTATCGGTGATGTAGTCATAACGAATCGTATGTTCACCTAATTCTAAGGTACTAGGATTGATAGTATATGATCCAGTACTTATATAGGTATCATCTAAAAAATAATATCCATCGCTTAGATCTTCATTATCTATTGTGGCTGTTACCAAAAAACTCACATCATCGGAATAAAAATACCTTTTTACAGAAGGTAAATTCAGTGCTACGTTGGCAGTTTTCACAACATAAAAATTATGCTTGACAGAGTCTACAACTGTTCCACTCGCATCTTCAAAATATGCAGTGATAGTAATATTCTTTTGTGT of Flammeovirga agarivorans contains these proteins:
- a CDS encoding efflux RND transporter permease subunit; translated protein: MSIVKAALDHKQIILTITFMIVMYGVFSLLHMPRREDPKFNIREGLVVAAYPGATSTDVETEVTDKIEDLLFSYEEVNKEKTYSNSREGVLYIVVELQDFVTDADIFWSKLQHRLTLLKLSELPAGVIGPIVQSDFGDTVALLLSFQSDDRDSREIQSYVDQLCDKLRSIESLSKIKKLGSKEECYYVNIDFRRLSQYKIYTPQIFAALRSENIIVPGGSVDVNGQKVGFVNRDLFKSKEDIENQVIAKDALGNVIRIKDIADVERGMTKETQKVRVNGTESIMISMEMQNGYNIVDFGTEVEEMISEYQSEIPSDIRIDFVVNQPENVKESINDFIREFFIAIVSVIIVILLLLPFRVALIATLAIPVTVAFTFGILDGIGIQLQQVSLASLIVVLGMLVDDAIVIADNYVEKLEEGLPAYDAAWKSADELKIPVFTAGLTIAGAFFPLIALSGAVGEFIHSLPLTVAIAINASYLVAMFLTPYLCYTFIKKKFEKKEGGKKSLLDYLELFFDHAIDFCFQYPKTLMLFSFITFVVGGSLYFLQKQKLFPAAERNQFVIEIRTKAGTSLSVTDSITFAIEKTIKGNDKLVNYASFVGTSSPRFYYNYAPKFPQENLSQILINTISNDATDEWVKELENILPEKFPQALILVKKMQQGTPYEAPIELRIMGRDYHTLQSIASDMDSILRTSALSYNVTTDVFENQMSLKIDANKNVANQLGITESTIMRELAVAYNGLTVGSLWEGNTALPIILQDKSVQSKNLEAIESYYVTSSITGASVPIMQIAEVSPTWLPSNIKHRNGVKTITVQSQAKSDVLPSEILKTVREQIEAYPLPEGYELEIGGEDESQRETFEEMNKVIVYCVLIIFVVILMQFKTLNQVGIVLAAIPLSVFGAFFGLLVSGYPFGFTAFVGLASLVGVSVRNSIILVDFANDLVEKEGHTIKEAAIGAGKRRIRPIFLTTMAAAIGVTPMIISGSPMWAPLATVLAVGLIFSMFMTLLTIPVLYWKYGETEELKGHILKNTTGASILLIFFFLPNPSLEAQDQITLNECVEIAKQNNQSLQLIQLEVQKKEMEVDKVTANYLPKVMLDGGVFWYYHTEKTTDVNISLTDLPLIGGIPPLNLGTQFTLPENNTFFGVANLGIYQPISQIFKIKSGSEVKSIDKQLIINKYSEIESEIREGVSKLYVGIAIEEAKFEAYEKQVVLIQKKLKQVDSGVDAGEILDVYALGLNADLLDHESKLKQAEIDANKYRMQLNGVLNFPEDSLWSVMDVNYDSIEILSLIQRAELDSTLIEENYKVKESNLMINKAEAGLNYYKKQHIPDITLTAQGFYFNNLPLVPQTNVFVGATFSWPILQWGQKSKDVEISKIQLQQARVQLDENKRKANQEVTTKLQELKNALVVLQTAQKAMEFRNRELKIKSDAFENGLISFKDFADTQEKNLETKTLILKAKSNVIVKENELRNLMGVYE
- a CDS encoding efflux RND transporter periplasmic adaptor subunit, whose product is MRTQSLLRSIFILSILSSLFGCKEEQKPKKEVTYSVKTQKINSITTQDEIDLLGELKSEGKHELSFLVDGKLIKVYVKEGQNIKKGQKIAQLDRSDYQQALEIYQAKLDEANDQLSRLTKMYNAGSLAEADYQKIVSLQKQAESGYNLYRNKLKYTTLYSPVNGKAGRIWVRSGGGISQGEPIVSVIDNSSVYASVGVPENKINLIDDQHKVNVKVEATGELLEGTINKIYPSASKLTRSFTLDILLNNPSKELREGMLCTVHIKEKEVIEMVQVPMELVVHDIDGLDYVYLARKNIAYKQRVITGKIFGNNIQITKGVYNNDIIITNPPLKLMDGSKITY
- a CDS encoding NAD-dependent epimerase/dehydratase family protein, whose product is MTLIDKTKPVMISGATGYVAGWIVKKLLDEGLTVHAPVRNPNNPEKLKYLNDLAANAPGTIKYFKADLLEQGSYKEAMEGCELVFHTASPFIMNVKDAQKDLVDPALKGTMNVLNTVNETESVKRVVLTSSCVAIIGDAKDNLHLPNTTADESIWNTTSSVTHQPYNYSKTVAEQEAWEINRKQDRWDLVTINPSFVLGPGINPRSTSESFQIIKQMGDGSMKMGAPGLHIGMVDVRDLAEAHFNAGFLPNANGRNIISNVSLTVLEMANLLRDKFGNEYPLPKKELPKFMVWLLGPLQGLSRKMVSKNFGYKWLVDNSKSIKELEMNYRPAKETLNDFFQQMVDTNVFVKK
- the pdxY gene encoding pyridoxal kinase PdxY, giving the protein MKHILSIQSHVTYGHVGNSAAVFPLQYLGNEVWPLHTVQFSGQTQYPHWDGDVFSEEHLRKIIKGVFSHVSMKTCDAILAGYLGSKSTGDVVYDTVNAIKKENPNAIFCCDPVMGDVDSGFYISEDVPPLYKEKILTIADMITPNHFETEYLVNGKISTLDEAKTAAKTLYDKGPNLVFITSLIVDETPNNHFTILLFDGNEYYIINNPLIDMGDVCGTGDVFAALTLAHTLQGQNPVSAMERTVSSMYSLLENTNKLKQFELDLIGSREVFSKEEILFKAINI
- a CDS encoding sigma-70 family RNA polymerase sigma factor — encoded protein: MKTCNNMNEIVHEYYDYIHAFINKKVGDQQDVEDLTQEVMFRLTTSCLKAEDIKNLKAWLFQVARNVIYNYYQSKKLDTSSVLDDNAFTAEEETELEASDYIISMINLLPEEYAKPLKMADIDQIPQKKIAEELDLGLSAVKMRVQRGRKKLLELFHSCCNIEYDNMGNFVGCTVKDSCDDKDQISL
- a CDS encoding T9SS type A sorting domain-containing protein, whose product is MSDLLKLNLVLSLIYYPKMLLSTKDDFSQFISLSFKFIIVFIVINGAQSMGQTVTNLSHNNNTYINNSTLSWSLEGNGLDVSEDDFQVLKNDTQTSDVTISVNTVSTGTEFAIDVTISSELVHGDSYKLRANINENTYIASNNYKIDSEPPTFSTVVISTDNDSDGTQIEDGNIVLINATFSESISSITATLDGQDMSVAGQDDGSYNITIQISPIPNDLSGAEATFEININDQAGNYAITSATTNNSRVYYADSEMSVITFDNTISAPSTEHFCSNSIEINLVGSEVNPSDISPEVTSVTYQWESNHNNNGWSDISGATSKDYYINTLDDDGDYEFRRKVIADGEDFHSNEVDITVQNVDNYVVNLFPSDATYPTSLSTPIDLSTDVESDEVTLTCSGPSVRENQFFPNEAGVGQHTVTYRLEDENCSKEYTKVFHVYDEGNTLNLGSSKCSNSDDIVLSTHSSLTGFEDYTIDRYEGTGLSSDGLSFVPSSIFSDDITSGTQKNITITAYFEDASGTVVDSVKHNFYVVKTANVALNLPSVKRYFYSDDVSFLVTATIDNEDLSDGYYFLDDTYISTGSYTINPSTLELGEHTIRYDYITDNDCVIQINKQIEIVERPTSSLVLLNGSYCSSESAQDITLVDELPLPFSQYTFQNFTVNDIETNSFTPANYVSADLPYESSTDVVIKAHFTYPNTTIIDSIVYQTTVFKESVLSFSPDLDTVFVTNDTDEFHLELRVNGENDNTATILQNNSIIGNAEYVFLPRNEGNGTYNFEGRFTGSSYCEIAKNLVIVVTDPPPVFIPIVDEDSIALKNLYDELNITYDASTAIQTWPYYSSNEDGRVTELLLYGINNLRELPDEINQLRDLEIIKAYNSDLETLSDSIWTLPNLWFLDVSNNRLRDEDLLRVNELDSLRTFFFHHNDLDQVPNLAGLNNLMHVLGSHNNIQSLTNQLDNCNALRILDLSYNNISEIDDFITGKSELNHLNLSHNTLDGWAINIPDQLQTIDLSNNRLSTIVSLPTESQINVSYNRLFFDELEKLTSSDMNYASQSSITSFVDQKVVKGNDYTYNLENTIEGVVYQWFKEDQLVGTSLSISNFQLDDIGTYQCKATHSDWDNLEFDVLTLTLSMNCSIDESFEISSSRHSWFCNDEDISIQLLANPYDTTYTYSWYKDNVLIDDSENYAYTAFEEGTYKVKVINNEGCSSYSNSFTVLKNDSIATPQISFSDRKILIANLDTLNSYIWYHEDQMFNDTSQVIYPHALGEYTVIAVDSNGCEKSSSILSITDNDQVTSATANSIASIKVYPNPTSNTITLESAQQIKQITVFDIYGRTVLMQDHLFQTLTIDVTSLVNGMYIGEILDFNGVMTSIKFQKE